The following proteins come from a genomic window of Iamia sp. SCSIO 61187:
- a CDS encoding cytochrome P450 yields MSTPVPSWDPLSEAALADQLGTFDRMRSACPVAASPRGVSLLRHADVVAAANDPVRFSSVTSPRRSVPNSIDPPEHTGWRALIDPFFSAERMAQLEPRVREIAEGIVEVLPRRATIDAVADIGRPLAVRAQTDWLGWQGTEERLLAWMAENHAATRSGDRGWTAAVAAAFDEVVRAQVDRRRRLGDAAPDDPTTELVGATHAGRPLADDEITSVLRNWTAGDLGSVAAALGVVVHFLATHPEVQRDLRRDPAPLAPAVDEMLRIDDPFLGNRRRTTEAVRIGDHEVPAGTRVYLNWTSANRDEAVFGDPDAYRPEENASHNLVYGAGVHVCPGRPLATMELVVATSSLLAATTGIELAPDAQPVRETHPVGGWRGVPIHLR; encoded by the coding sequence GTGAGCACCCCCGTCCCGTCGTGGGACCCTCTGTCCGAGGCTGCCCTGGCCGACCAGCTCGGCACGTTCGACCGCATGCGGTCTGCGTGCCCCGTCGCGGCGTCGCCTCGCGGGGTGTCGTTGCTCCGCCACGCCGACGTCGTGGCCGCCGCGAACGACCCCGTCCGCTTCTCGTCGGTCACATCCCCGCGCCGCTCGGTCCCCAACTCGATCGATCCCCCCGAGCACACCGGGTGGCGCGCCCTGATCGACCCGTTCTTCTCGGCGGAGCGGATGGCGCAGCTCGAACCACGGGTGCGGGAGATCGCCGAGGGCATCGTCGAGGTGCTCCCCCGGCGGGCCACGATCGACGCCGTCGCCGACATCGGCCGGCCGCTGGCGGTGCGGGCCCAGACGGACTGGCTGGGCTGGCAGGGGACGGAGGAGCGGCTGCTGGCGTGGATGGCCGAGAACCACGCCGCCACCCGCAGCGGCGACCGCGGGTGGACCGCCGCGGTGGCGGCGGCCTTCGACGAGGTCGTGCGCGCCCAGGTGGACCGCCGTCGCCGGCTCGGTGATGCGGCCCCCGACGACCCGACGACCGAGCTGGTGGGCGCCACCCACGCCGGCCGGCCCCTCGCCGACGACGAGATCACCTCGGTCCTGCGCAACTGGACGGCCGGGGACCTCGGCTCGGTGGCGGCGGCGCTGGGTGTCGTGGTCCACTTCCTCGCCACGCACCCCGAGGTGCAGCGGGACCTGCGCCGCGACCCCGCGCCGCTGGCGCCGGCCGTCGACGAGATGCTCCGCATCGACGACCCGTTCCTCGGCAACCGCCGACGCACGACCGAGGCGGTCCGCATCGGCGACCACGAGGTGCCCGCCGGCACCCGGGTGTACCTCAACTGGACGTCCGCGAACCGCGACGAGGCCGTCTTCGGAGATCCGGACGCGTACCGGCCCGAGGAGAACGCGTCGCACAACCTCGTCTACGGCGCCGGTGTCCACGTCTGCCCCGGCCGGCCCCTGGCGACGATGGAGCTCGTGGTCGCCACGAGCTCGTTGCTGGCGGCGACGACCGGCATCGAGCTGGCGCCCGATGCCCAGCCGGTCCGCGAGACCCACCCGGTCGGCGGCTGGCGGGGGGTCCCGATCCACCTGCGCTGA
- a CDS encoding DUF1801 domain-containing protein, translating to MTKRKETTAGPKLLSGGNPQIPKGEGDGPAQDYIAAMPGWKQDVGRRLDDLIGRTVPDVHKAVKWNQPFYGADGDGFFLSFRCYTDYVQVQFLRGTSLDPVPPKGSKHPEVRYLDIREDDDLDEDQLRSWIEQASALPGETM from the coding sequence ATGACCAAGCGCAAGGAGACCACCGCCGGCCCGAAGCTCCTCTCGGGCGGCAACCCCCAGATCCCCAAGGGCGAGGGCGACGGGCCGGCACAGGACTACATCGCCGCCATGCCGGGCTGGAAGCAGGACGTCGGTCGGCGCCTCGACGACCTCATCGGGCGCACGGTGCCCGACGTCCACAAGGCGGTGAAGTGGAACCAGCCCTTCTACGGCGCCGACGGTGACGGCTTCTTCCTCTCGTTCCGGTGCTACACGGACTACGTGCAGGTGCAGTTCCTGCGCGGCACCTCGCTCGATCCGGTGCCGCCCAAGGGCTCGAAGCACCCGGAGGTGCGCTACCTCGACATCCGCGAGGACGACGACCTCGACGAGGACCAGCTCCGGTCCTGGATCGAGCAGGCCAGCGCCCTCCCGGGTGAGACCATGTGA
- a CDS encoding SRPBCC domain-containing protein has product MITQMLRRKKELHFERSYPAPVEAVWRAWTEADRLRQWWGPDKTTIAECEIDLRVGGRISVVTVASEEMGKYAGTRWPMEGTFTRIDERRGLTYEARSWTEGEEDTATIRHTNDLTLTGDDDSTTVTLHVTITEIGPKAKLAAFGMKWGYKAQLDALEEHLAS; this is encoded by the coding sequence GTGATCACGCAGATGCTGAGACGGAAGAAGGAGCTGCACTTCGAGCGCTCGTACCCCGCACCGGTGGAGGCCGTGTGGCGGGCGTGGACGGAGGCGGACCGGCTGCGCCAGTGGTGGGGTCCGGACAAGACGACGATCGCAGAGTGCGAGATCGACCTGCGCGTCGGCGGACGCATCTCCGTCGTCACCGTGGCGAGCGAGGAGATGGGCAAGTACGCCGGCACCCGATGGCCGATGGAGGGCACCTTCACGCGCATCGACGAGCGCCGGGGGCTGACCTACGAGGCCCGGTCCTGGACCGAGGGCGAGGAGGACACGGCGACGATCCGCCACACCAACGACCTCACGCTCACCGGCGACGACGACAGCACGACGGTGACCCTCCACGTCACCATCACCGAGATCGGCCCCAAGGCGAAGCTGGCCGCCTTCGGCATGAAGTGGGGCTACAAGGCCCAGCTCGACGCCCTCGAGGAGCACCTCGCCAGCTGA
- a CDS encoding helix-turn-helix transcriptional regulator yields the protein MHAAVFSALGEPNRLRIVELLKTSSFPVGEIAETLGIRQPQVSKHLKALAESGIVRVEPRSRQRVYHLRAEPFDEIARWADSFEHLWEVRLDALGDYLQTNDAEEDRS from the coding sequence GTGCACGCAGCGGTGTTCAGCGCGCTGGGCGAGCCGAACCGGCTCCGGATCGTCGAGCTGCTCAAGACGAGCTCGTTCCCGGTCGGCGAGATCGCCGAGACGTTGGGCATCCGCCAGCCCCAGGTGTCGAAGCACCTGAAGGCGTTGGCGGAGTCGGGGATCGTCCGCGTCGAACCCCGCTCCCGACAGCGCGTCTACCACCTGCGCGCCGAGCCGTTCGACGAGATCGCCCGCTGGGCCGACTCGTTCGAGCACCTCTGGGAGGTGCGGCTCGACGCGCTGGGCGACTACCTGCAGACCAACGACGCCGAGGAGGATCGGTCGTGA
- a CDS encoding cytochrome c produces MAALAVAGVAQVGAACGDDGGRTEAGPTTGAELYQRSCASCHGRDLRGTDLGPSHLSQVYAPDHHPDASFRAAIEEGSTAHHWDFGDMPPIRGLSDDEIDLVIAYVREQQEIHGLEPYPPG; encoded by the coding sequence GTGGCGGCGCTCGCCGTCGCGGGCGTGGCGCAGGTCGGAGCCGCCTGCGGGGACGACGGGGGACGGACGGAGGCGGGGCCCACCACCGGCGCCGAGCTCTACCAGCGGTCGTGTGCCTCGTGCCACGGCCGCGACCTGCGCGGCACCGACCTCGGGCCGTCGCACCTGTCGCAGGTGTACGCGCCGGACCACCACCCGGACGCGTCCTTCCGCGCCGCCATCGAGGAGGGGTCCACCGCCCACCACTGGGACTTCGGCGACATGCCTCCGATCCGCGGCCTGAGCGACGACGAGATCGACCTCGTGATCGCCTACGTGCGCGAGCAGCAGGAGATCCACGGGCTCGAGCCCTACCCCCCGGGCTGA
- a CDS encoding dihydrofolate reductase family protein produces MTKVTAQMSVSLDGFYAGPRAPDDDMDGWLAWEAPGFFRVTRWVIDAMSWRERQGFAGGERSVSSEIIAETFAAAGAYVMGRRMFDGGEAPWGDDPPFRAPVFVVTSRPREVLEREGGTSFTFVLDGLERAIEQAKEAAGAKDVAVAGGGSLLRAALAAGLVDQLELHIVPVLLGDGLRLFDASLDLGPAEGIELVQDRVVETAGVTHVRYTVAGRAALELDARGNEAAAG; encoded by the coding sequence ATGACGAAGGTGACGGCCCAGATGTCGGTCTCGTTGGACGGGTTCTACGCCGGTCCCCGGGCCCCCGACGACGACATGGACGGGTGGCTGGCGTGGGAGGCGCCCGGCTTCTTCCGGGTGACCCGTTGGGTCATCGACGCCATGTCGTGGCGAGAGCGGCAGGGCTTCGCCGGTGGCGAGCGGTCGGTGAGCTCCGAGATCATCGCCGAGACCTTCGCCGCCGCCGGGGCCTACGTGATGGGCCGGCGCATGTTCGACGGCGGGGAGGCGCCGTGGGGCGACGATCCGCCGTTCCGCGCTCCGGTCTTCGTCGTCACGAGCCGGCCCCGAGAGGTCCTCGAGCGAGAGGGCGGGACCTCGTTCACGTTCGTGCTCGACGGTCTCGAGCGCGCCATCGAGCAGGCGAAGGAGGCGGCCGGAGCCAAGGACGTCGCCGTCGCCGGTGGCGGCTCCCTCCTGCGGGCCGCCCTCGCCGCCGGCCTCGTGGACCAGCTCGAGCTCCACATCGTCCCGGTCCTGCTCGGCGACGGCCTGCGCCTCTTCGACGCCAGCCTCGACCTGGGGCCGGCCGAAGGGATCGAGCTGGTGCAGGACAGGGTGGTCGAGACGGCCGGGGTCACCCACGTCCGGTACACCGTCGCCGGGCGGGCGGCGCTCGAGCTGGACGCCCGGGGGAACGAGGCCGCAGCCGGCTGA